Below is a genomic region from Delftia tsuruhatensis.
TTCTCCGGCGTGAAGGAGGCCATGGAGAAATCCATGGCCGAAGGGTCACAGACCTTCGAGGAGGCGCTGGCCCACCTGATTCGCAGCGGCCGCATCGACCGCGCCGAAGGCCTGGCCTTTGCCGACTCGCCCACCAATCTGATGTGGCGCCTCGAGAATGATGTGGTCAAGGCCGGCCATGCCGCGCCCTCCAGCCAGTTCGCCGAACTGGCCACGCCCGGCGAGGACGACATGCCCTCCTTCACGGAAATCATGCTGGAAGTCAAGCCGAACTGAGCACCCGGCCCCGCAACGTTCACAATGTCGGAGCATGCCGGCGGCACCGGCCCTCCGACTTTTTTTTGAATCCAACCACCATGTCCCGCACCCTGCAACTGACCGAGCAACTGATCAGCCTGCCTTCCGTCACGCCCGAGGACGCCGGCTGCCTCGAGCTCCTGGCCGAAGCCTTGCTGCCCATGGGCTTTGACTGCGAGCGCATCGACAGCGGCCCCGAGAGCTTTCGCGTGCGCAACCTGTGGGCCAGGCGGGCCGCTGCGGGGGCCGACCGCCCCGTGCTGGTCTTCGCCGGCCACACTGACGTGGTGCCCACGGGCCCGCTGGAGCAGTGGAGCAGCCCGCCCTTCGTGCCCACGCACCGCGACGGCAAGCTCTACGGCCGGGGCGCCAGCGACATGAAGACCTCCATCGCGGCCTTCGTCGTGGCGCTGGAGGAATTCCTGGCCGAGACACCGGCACCCTCCTTCGACATTGCCCTGCTGCTGACCAGCGACGAGGAAGGCCCTTCCGTGGACGGCACCAAGGTCGTGGTCGAGCTGCTGCGCGAGCGCGGCCAGCGCCTGGACTGGTGCATCGTGGGCGAGCCCACCTCCGTGCAGCGCACGGGCGACATGATCAAGAACGGCCGTCGCGGCACCATGAGCGGGCGCCTCACGGTCCAGGGCATCCAGGGCCACATCGCCTATCCGCAGCTGGCGCGCAATCCCATCCACCAGGCCCTTCCCGCCCTGGCCGAGCTGGCCGCCACGCGCTGGGATGAAGGCAATGCCTTCTTCCCGCCCACGAGCTGGCAGATCAGCAACATGCACGGTGGCACGGGCGCCTCCAACGTCATCCCCGGCCACGTGACCATCGATTTCAACTTCCGCTTCTGCACCGAATCCACGGCCGAATCGCTGCAGCAGCGCGTACATGCCGTGCTGGATCGCCATGGCCTCGAGTACGAGCTGGCCTGGACCATCGGCGGCCAGCCCTTCCTGACCACGCCAGGCACCCTGGTGAATGCCGTGCAGGCGGCCATCCGTGCCGAGACCGGCCTGGAGACCGAGCTGTCCACCACGGGCGGCACCAGCGACGGGCGCTTCATCGCCCAGATCTGTCCCCAGGTCATCGAGCTGGGCCCGCCCAATGCCAGCATCCACAAGATCGACGAGCACATCGCCGTGGCCGACATCGAGCCGCTCAAAAACATCTACCGCCGCACGCTCGAGCAGCTGCAGCGCCAGCAGGCCGCCTGAGCGTGGCCAAGGAGCCGACGATGACATCCAGCCCCTCCATCCCTCCCATCTCGGGCAGCACCATTGCCGAGCTGGTGGCTTCGGGAGCCGCCGCGCTCACGGCCGCCGGCGTGGCCTTCGGCCACGGCACGGCCACGGCCGAGGACGAAGCCGCCTGGCTCACGCTCTGGAAGCTGGGCCTGCCGCTGGACAGCGAGCTGACGCCCGGCGCGCCCGAATCCATCGCCAGCCACCCCGTGGAGGCGCAACAACAGGCCGATGTGG
It encodes:
- the dapE gene encoding succinyl-diaminopimelate desuccinylase; the protein is MSRTLQLTEQLISLPSVTPEDAGCLELLAEALLPMGFDCERIDSGPESFRVRNLWARRAAAGADRPVLVFAGHTDVVPTGPLEQWSSPPFVPTHRDGKLYGRGASDMKTSIAAFVVALEEFLAETPAPSFDIALLLTSDEEGPSVDGTKVVVELLRERGQRLDWCIVGEPTSVQRTGDMIKNGRRGTMSGRLTVQGIQGHIAYPQLARNPIHQALPALAELAATRWDEGNAFFPPTSWQISNMHGGTGASNVIPGHVTIDFNFRFCTESTAESLQQRVHAVLDRHGLEYELAWTIGGQPFLTTPGTLVNAVQAAIRAETGLETELSTTGGTSDGRFIAQICPQVIELGPPNASIHKIDEHIAVADIEPLKNIYRRTLEQLQRQQAA